CAAGTGTGTGCAGAAGAACCCACTTAGAATAGTCCATAGCCATCTTATACACTCTTATCATGTTGCTTCTCTCAGGAGAACTAAATCCAACCAAATTCAAGTGGCCACATGCAGCTGCAGGAATGTAAAAGTAATCAAGATCCGGCAAGGGAGGCATGTTGTCATCCCTCAACCGCAGTTCTTTAAAGTCAAAACGCAAACTCACAGACATCTTCGCATACGAATCCGGATCAACGAAGCCAATCCAGTGCACTGAACCGTTGAAGTAAACTCCGTTATGAAGTTCGAACTTGGCTGGAGCCATGAGAGGGGACCCACACGGCCTCCAAGAACCAGGCTCGGCTTCATCAGTCGAAGAGTATACCATTGTTTCAAAGCGCGAGCGGCTTGAATTTTTAACTGCTTTAAATTTCCATACGCAGATAGCAACGTAGTCAGACGACGAAGTTGAGGGATCAAAAGCGAAGTTCATATACAACCATGGCGATGATTCGTGGCTATCGGCGTCAAGAGCCTTGTAGGGGTCGGGGAGGAAGTTGAAGCATTCAGTGGTCGGGTTACAGACAAAGAACGATTCTATTGGTAAGAATGCTCGATTTTTGTGGTGGTGTAATATTCTGCAAAGCAAGAGGCCATTGCATGATTGCACAATGTAGGCAAGGTCCTTCGGGTGGATTTCGATGGAGTCGAAGGGAGATGATGAGCCGTGACTTCCGTTCTCTAAGGATAACGGCTTGATATCGTTATGGTTATTGAAGTAACGGTTTTTGTTATCATCGTCTTCTCCGGATTCCAAGAAAATGCTAGAGACCTTGGTGATGTTGGCGTGGCGGAAGACATGGCGATGGCAGAAATAAGGGGAGGAGATGATTGTGGACCATCGTTTGGAGACGCATTTGAATCTGATTAACGTTTTGGCGCCAAGGTGCAGGAGGATTTCAGTCAACAAATCCTCGTTCTCTTCGATTTTTTCTGGTGAAGATGGTGATTTTGATACTTTTATTCTGCTCATTGCTCTTCTGATTTAATTTACCCACTATAATTTGCGGCCGGTATATAAATCTCCCCGATGCATCTGTGTTGTTCAACTTTCTTTTATATGGTGTAACAGAACAACAAACCCAAACCAGTGTGTTTGAAAACCCTGGAATTCAATTcccattctgaaaacaaaaataataaattaaattaaaagtaaactgctaaaataatatttaagaaatacgacaaaaaaattaaatattaaatatatattttaaaaaataattttaaatattattaaattttgatataaatttttataattattatttaaaaaataagatatttttatctttaaaatttagtaattttttgtcaaataaattaaaaaaaattatgtgaatgattatattttttaaaaaataaaaaaatttagagattaaattttattttaaatatttttatgcattttttaaatatttatttaaatattgtttcaaaaatttagaTCAAATAAGTAAGTcatttgttaaatataaaaaaatttgtatttacaaaaaatataatatttattatttttttgcatttttaaattattcaaatacaGTTTtgacaataatatatttttcaaaaatattttttg
This window of the Arachis duranensis cultivar V14167 unplaced genomic scaffold, aradu.V14167.gnm2.J7QH unplaced_Scaffold_150064, whole genome shotgun sequence genome carries:
- the LOC107472542 gene encoding F-box protein At5g07610-like translates to MSRIKVSKSPSSPEKIEENEDLLTEILLHLGAKTLIRFKCVSKRWSTIISSPYFCHRHVFRHANITKVSSIFLESGEDDDNKNRYFNNHNDIKPLSLENGSHGSSSPFDSIEIHPKDLAYIVQSCNGLLLCRILHHHKNRAFLPIESFFVCNPTTECFNFLPDPYKALDADSHESSPWLYMNFAFDPSTSSSDYVAICVWKFKAVKNSSRSRFETMVYSSTDEAEPGSWRPCGSPLMAPAKFELHNGVYFNGSVHWIGFVDPDSYAKMSVSLRFDFKELRLRDDNMPPLPDLDYFYIPAAACGHLNLVGFSSPERSNMIRVYKMAMDYSKWVLLHTLDLSPMYWPNDFIASVKVLHLIQDSEDDCSGMSLVLVVNYNVVVFRLKDYTFKRIYSRYVPWNETAESPPISFEHIESLVQL